Proteins from a genomic interval of Chryseobacterium indologenes:
- a CDS encoding site-specific integrase yields METTKKSTFKVLFYLKKNAPKKNGKVTLMCRITVNGNQSAFSTKLDISASNWDLKYGRVLGKSREAQDVNGKLDKIRLGIEECYSKILKNEGAVNSAKLKNAFLGMESGEMTFFKFYEQFLSDYEKKVNNGLRVNGTRSKYKTLLKHLRNFALTKYGYSDLSFNDLTSNFVQDFDYYLRDEQSLTHNTIWLYMIGFTTLCRLAMSRKHLAFNPFSEYKNTKKDKDRGYLLRNELEQFVTFNCEKKKDELVKDLFVFSCFTGLSYSDMKRLRNSNIQDFFDGNQWIIIRRKKTATSSNVMLLDIPKMIIEKYAGFSKDGKVFPVPSNTVCNDSLKRISQLIDCLKEKKVTFHLARHTFATLFLSEGVPLESLSKMLGHKNIATTQIYAKILNEKVGKDMQKVSHKFKRMEQSFVAQL; encoded by the coding sequence ATGGAAACGACAAAAAAATCAACGTTTAAGGTTCTTTTCTACCTTAAAAAGAATGCCCCGAAGAAGAACGGGAAAGTTACGCTTATGTGTAGAATTACCGTAAACGGTAATCAGTCTGCATTCAGTACCAAGCTGGATATTTCTGCATCAAATTGGGATTTGAAGTACGGCAGGGTTTTAGGAAAAAGCCGAGAAGCCCAAGATGTTAACGGCAAGCTTGATAAAATCCGTTTGGGTATTGAGGAATGCTATTCCAAAATTCTGAAGAACGAAGGAGCTGTAAACAGTGCTAAACTTAAAAATGCTTTTCTCGGTATGGAAAGCGGAGAAATGACCTTTTTCAAGTTTTATGAACAGTTCTTATCTGACTATGAGAAAAAAGTCAATAACGGACTTAGGGTAAATGGCACACGCAGTAAGTACAAAACACTTTTGAAGCATCTGCGAAATTTTGCACTTACAAAATACGGATATTCTGACTTATCATTCAATGACCTTACATCTAATTTTGTACAGGACTTTGATTACTACCTGCGTGACGAACAAAGCTTGACACATAACACGATTTGGCTGTATATGATTGGCTTTACCACGCTTTGCCGATTGGCAATGAGCAGAAAGCATCTTGCTTTTAATCCGTTCAGCGAGTACAAGAATACCAAAAAGGACAAAGACAGAGGTTATCTGTTGCGGAACGAGTTGGAACAGTTTGTAACGTTCAACTGCGAGAAAAAGAAAGACGAATTGGTCAAAGACCTATTTGTTTTCAGTTGCTTTACAGGTCTTTCCTATTCAGATATGAAAAGACTTAGAAACAGCAATATTCAGGATTTCTTTGACGGTAACCAGTGGATTATCATACGTAGGAAAAAAACAGCCACATCGTCAAACGTGATGCTGTTGGATATTCCCAAAATGATTATCGAAAAATATGCAGGATTTTCAAAAGACGGAAAGGTATTTCCTGTACCATCAAATACAGTCTGTAATGATAGCCTAAAGAGAATATCACAACTGATTGACTGCCTGAAAGAAAAGAAAGTAACCTTTCACTTGGCACGCCATACGTTTGCCACGCTGTTTTTGAGCGAGGGAGTTCCGTTAGAGAGTTTGAGCAAAATGTTAGGGCATAAAAACATTGCCACAACGCAAATTTATGCCAAGATACTCAACGAGAAAGTAGGTAAGGATATGCAAAAAGTATCACACAAATTTAAGAGGATGGAGCAGTCTTTTGTGGCTCAATTATAA
- a CDS encoding phage tail protein, with amino-acid sequence MEEYMGIVKLFAGNFAPRGWMFCDGSLLSIAQNSALFSLLGTTYGGDGITTFALPNLKGRMALGAGNVNANQFYPLGVVAGTTQNTLLASNLPSVGAGFQLKVANKNANSGTPSATTSIAISGTQVGRDFNVVTSFVNNADPDTAINPQSISFVGQNLPVNNMPPYLGLNYIICVEGIYPPRS; translated from the coding sequence ATGGAAGAATATATGGGAATTGTTAAATTATTTGCAGGAAATTTTGCACCCAGAGGATGGATGTTTTGTGACGGAAGCCTCTTAAGTATTGCCCAGAACAGCGCCTTGTTCTCTCTTTTAGGAACAACCTATGGAGGTGATGGAATCACTACTTTTGCCCTTCCTAACCTTAAAGGAAGAATGGCATTGGGAGCAGGGAATGTAAATGCTAATCAATTTTACCCATTGGGTGTTGTGGCAGGAACCACTCAAAATACACTTTTAGCGTCTAACCTTCCAAGTGTAGGGGCCGGGTTTCAACTCAAAGTAGCTAATAAGAATGCCAATTCAGGTACGCCATCGGCAACCACATCTATTGCTATCTCAGGAACACAGGTGGGAAGAGATTTCAATGTTGTCACCAGCTTTGTCAACAATGCCGATCCCGATACAGCTATCAACCCTCAGAGTATTTCGTTTGTCGGGCAAAACCTTCCGGTAAACAATATGCCTCCTTACCTGGGTTTAAACTATATAATCTGCGTTGAGGGTATCTATCCACCAAGAAGCTAG
- a CDS encoding DUF4173 domain-containing protein, with protein MKTHQYILITAILFVILFYEQEPGLNLGILAIVYTVLTLFRTSEKNRTRAFLILFVTSILSAVAFAWYGDFPSFLAVVSSLLLLAYRSKNRKMKILFLLPVFIVNCCTSFCRFFSFDQWMPKRNVSGLWQKTLAFILIPLILVSVFFGIYSAGSDHFAALFTDYELDINLWQLFCLSVLGFFIAFNYWNYAVEKLIYKNHHFLDNDFKKDALIPKATYSFLDLDSERMSGVISFLLLNILLVFFIITYNYEQFYETSKTPVQLSEETHERVNAVIMSIVMAILVIMFYFKSGFNFDPKSGLMKVLAKFWIFLNAVLVLSAAVKNYEYVVQYALTYKRLGVFAFLMLALVGLALTYIKIQKRKRNAFLFNTMTWYLYGTILVCSYVNWGGFITSQNMKRKDFAVNYHFISINFSEKDLLKYADEKHDQKLKKQILDKIRNERSKTFLSKIIYYQAIK; from the coding sequence ATGAAAACACATCAATATATACTGATCACAGCCATCCTTTTTGTTATCCTGTTTTATGAGCAGGAACCGGGGCTCAACCTCGGAATCCTTGCTATTGTTTATACGGTACTGACCTTATTCAGGACATCGGAAAAAAACAGAACCCGGGCATTTCTCATTCTTTTTGTAACCAGTATTTTGTCCGCTGTGGCCTTTGCCTGGTATGGTGATTTTCCTTCTTTCCTGGCAGTGGTGAGTTCACTTCTGCTTCTGGCTTACAGGTCAAAGAACAGGAAGATGAAGATATTGTTTCTCCTTCCTGTTTTTATTGTAAACTGTTGTACCTCTTTTTGCCGCTTTTTCAGTTTTGATCAATGGATGCCTAAAAGAAATGTTTCCGGATTATGGCAGAAGACATTAGCTTTTATCCTGATTCCCTTGATTCTTGTATCTGTTTTCTTTGGAATTTATTCTGCCGGAAGTGACCATTTTGCAGCTCTCTTTACAGATTATGAACTGGATATCAATTTATGGCAGCTTTTCTGTCTTTCTGTTTTGGGATTTTTTATCGCTTTTAATTACTGGAACTATGCAGTAGAAAAATTGATTTACAAAAATCATCACTTCCTGGATAATGATTTTAAGAAAGATGCACTGATTCCGAAAGCCACCTATTCTTTCCTGGATCTTGACTCCGAAAGAATGAGTGGGGTTATTTCTTTCCTTTTGCTCAATATTCTTTTGGTCTTTTTTATCATCACTTATAATTATGAACAGTTCTACGAAACTTCAAAAACACCGGTTCAGCTGTCAGAAGAAACACATGAGAGAGTCAACGCAGTGATTATGTCTATCGTTATGGCTATTCTCGTAATCATGTTTTATTTTAAATCCGGTTTTAACTTTGATCCTAAATCCGGATTGATGAAAGTTTTAGCCAAATTCTGGATTTTTCTGAATGCTGTTCTTGTTTTGTCAGCGGCAGTGAAAAATTATGAATATGTGGTTCAGTATGCATTGACCTACAAAAGACTCGGTGTTTTTGCTTTTTTAATGTTAGCACTCGTGGGACTTGCTTTGACCTATATTAAGATTCAAAAGAGAAAAAGAAATGCTTTTCTGTTCAATACAATGACATGGTATCTGTATGGGACAATTCTGGTTTGCAGCTATGTGAACTGGGGTGGTTTTATCACTTCTCAGAATATGAAACGTAAAGATTTTGCCGTCAATTATCATTTTATCTCCATCAATTTTAGCGAAAAGGATCTGTTGAAATATGCTGATGAAAAACATGATCAAAAGCTTAAAAAACAGATACTGGATAAGATTAGAAATGAAAGGTCAAAAACCTTTCTTTCAAAGATTATATATTATCAGGCCATTAAATAA
- a CDS encoding DUF1361 domain-containing protein, which produces MNKIIKSSRFTMNILLVFMTLFCFSLSIFRYYVSETKVFFFLNWNLFLAWIPFLLSSFIGAFKIKSKTSLVLIIIVWILFFPNSPYILTDLFHLKMRDSIPVWYDLIVILSYAWTGLICGFISLHDIEKLLSENGKKRMVTGIVVLFLFMSSFGVYLGRFLRWNSWDVFNDPSGLLGDIIIRFIDPTEYSGTWGLTFLMGIMLNCMYFTFKLMESNEKTVIEAEK; this is translated from the coding sequence ATGAATAAAATAATAAAATCGTCAAGGTTTACAATGAATATCCTGCTGGTATTCATGACCTTATTTTGTTTCAGTCTATCTATATTCAGGTATTATGTCAGTGAAACCAAAGTTTTTTTCTTCCTTAACTGGAATTTATTCCTCGCCTGGATTCCTTTTTTGTTGAGCTCATTCATTGGTGCTTTCAAAATCAAAAGTAAAACATCCCTGGTGTTGATCATTATCGTGTGGATTTTGTTTTTTCCCAATTCACCCTATATTCTTACCGATCTTTTTCATTTAAAAATGAGGGATTCAATACCGGTTTGGTATGATCTTATTGTCATTCTTTCTTATGCATGGACCGGGTTGATATGCGGATTTATAAGTTTACATGATATTGAAAAGCTGCTTTCTGAAAACGGTAAAAAGAGAATGGTTACCGGAATTGTAGTGCTTTTTCTTTTTATGAGCAGTTTTGGTGTCTATCTGGGAAGGTTTTTGAGATGGAACAGCTGGGATGTTTTTAACGATCCTTCCGGATTACTCGGTGACATTATTATTCGGTTTATCGATCCGACAGAGTATTCCGGAACATGGGGGCTTACCTTTTTAATGGGAATTATGCTCAATTGTATGTACTTCACATTTAAACTAATGGAAAGCAATGAAAAGACCGTAATCGAGGCAGAAAAGTGA
- a CDS encoding S8 family peptidase — protein sequence MKTKIQIFSLFMFSCSLCLAQKPSNGDSYAKANIYVCFSKGIASAKAAFAQNPELEKLARENSMSFTYDLGFTDEKLSEMARNSKLNGYSPESVEKLKRIFKADLPVQNEEYAQRLAQALERFPEVEYASVMSSTPVEPPLINAFVATPDLENLQTYLNDNPGINAKYAWSRGITGQNIRIRDVEYGFYKTHEMLANQNSIQLEPGYSPNSGLSNNNYRDHGTAVVSILGSVKDNIGLTGAVYNASEIKGYMEWTTVGYNRAAAVSRSINASQAGDIILYEMQTGGKDGQYCPAEYDKVIWDLTKAATDSGIIIIAAAGNGNQNLDDPFYASYMSRGNSGAIIVGAGSPNTTHSKLSFSTYGNRVDVQGWGSSVLAAGYGSYAKYDNDNNRTYNYFSGTSSATPTVASAAVLIQSYYRQTTGQYLSPAAMKNLLISTGIPQGGTVANQKIGPLPNVKNAILQLEGKSAKAVKALPSLEVKIYPNPSQNVITLQNVENKKLDFEIISMQGRSVIRGTAMPEEKIDLSSLLPGQYIITISEGQRRVVEKLIKQ from the coding sequence ATGAAAACAAAAATTCAAATTTTCTCTTTGTTTATGTTCTCCTGTTCTCTCTGTCTTGCACAGAAACCTTCAAACGGAGACTCTTATGCAAAAGCCAATATCTATGTCTGTTTTTCAAAAGGTATTGCTTCAGCAAAAGCTGCATTTGCACAAAACCCTGAGCTGGAAAAATTGGCCAGGGAAAACAGCATGTCATTTACCTATGACCTTGGCTTTACTGATGAAAAACTTTCTGAGATGGCAAGAAACAGTAAGCTCAACGGTTATTCTCCTGAATCTGTCGAAAAACTGAAAAGAATATTCAAAGCTGACCTTCCCGTTCAAAATGAAGAATATGCCCAAAGGCTGGCTCAGGCTCTTGAAAGATTTCCTGAAGTTGAATATGCATCAGTAATGAGCAGTACTCCTGTAGAACCTCCGTTAATCAATGCTTTTGTTGCAACTCCTGATCTGGAAAACCTTCAGACTTACCTGAACGACAACCCCGGAATCAATGCCAAGTATGCCTGGTCGAGAGGGATTACCGGACAAAATATAAGAATCCGTGATGTAGAATACGGTTTTTATAAAACTCACGAAATGCTTGCCAATCAAAACTCAATACAACTGGAACCAGGATATTCTCCAAATTCCGGATTATCAAATAATAATTACCGAGATCACGGTACTGCTGTAGTCAGTATTTTAGGTTCTGTAAAAGATAATATCGGACTTACAGGAGCAGTCTACAATGCTTCTGAAATCAAAGGATATATGGAGTGGACCACTGTAGGCTACAACAGGGCCGCTGCAGTGAGCAGATCCATCAATGCATCCCAGGCCGGCGATATTATCCTGTATGAAATGCAAACCGGCGGTAAAGACGGTCAATATTGCCCTGCAGAATATGACAAAGTAATCTGGGATCTTACAAAGGCGGCTACAGATTCAGGGATAATCATTATTGCAGCAGCAGGTAATGGGAACCAGAACCTTGATGATCCTTTCTATGCTTCTTATATGTCAAGAGGAAACAGCGGTGCTATTATCGTGGGAGCTGGTTCACCAAATACCACACATTCAAAACTAAGTTTCAGCACATACGGGAACCGGGTGGATGTACAAGGTTGGGGAAGCAGTGTTCTGGCGGCAGGATATGGTTCCTATGCCAAATATGATAATGATAACAACAGAACATACAATTACTTCAGTGGAACAAGCTCTGCAACTCCTACGGTAGCTTCTGCCGCGGTGCTGATTCAGTCATATTATCGCCAAACCACAGGTCAGTACCTGAGTCCGGCTGCCATGAAGAACCTTTTAATTTCTACAGGAATACCCCAGGGTGGCACTGTTGCCAATCAAAAAATCGGGCCTCTTCCCAATGTAAAAAATGCCATACTCCAATTGGAAGGCAAATCGGCAAAGGCTGTTAAAGCTTTACCATCATTGGAAGTAAAAATCTATCCTAATCCGTCCCAAAATGTTATAACCCTTCAAAATGTGGAAAATAAAAAGCTTGATTTTGAAATCATTAGTATGCAGGGACGATCTGTCATCAGGGGAACAGCAATGCCGGAAGAAAAAATTGATCTTTCAAGCCTGTTGCCCGGACAATATATTATTACGATCAGTGAAGGGCAACGAAGAGTTGTTGAAAAACTGATAAAGCAATAA